In one window of Festucalex cinctus isolate MCC-2025b chromosome 14, RoL_Fcin_1.0, whole genome shotgun sequence DNA:
- the LOC144001672 gene encoding mitogen-activated protein kinase kinase kinase kinase 3-like isoform X1, with protein MMNASVDLSRRNPQEDFELIQRIGSGTYGDVYKARNVNTGELAAIKVIKLEPGEDFAVVQQEILMMKDCKHSNIVAYFGSYLRRDKLWISMEYCGGGSLQDIYHVTGPLLESQIAYMSRETLQGLYYLHNKGKMHRDIKGANILLTDNGYVKLADFGVSAQITATLAKRKSFIGTPYWMAPEVAAVERKGGYNQLCDIWAVGITAIELAELQPPMFELHPMRALFLMTKSNFQPPKLKDKVKWTDNFHHFVKVALTKNPKKRPTAEKLLQHPFVSQPLSRTLAKELLDRAKNPDHNNYNDFDDDDPEPESPVSVPHRIRSTSRSTREGKTLSEINFGQVKFDPPLRKETEPHHEPCDSEPYLDCVEELYYTARSNLDLQLEYSHDSPCLLGGNKSLLKSVEEELQQRGHVAHLGDDEDEDDDGADDDETHTHKMNTILRPKVPPPLPPKPKSISTPQPKQDDSQSHSGDDDGDHQGGGGTIKRCPVPQTPSPAKPASNVPPRPPPPRLPPHRRSSLGNETASERSDADTSAPEDDGSFRHFWEWLHTPHTEEELEEAWEVLKEVKEEQEKENEEARNGLNSHNGERNSPADRQQSTMPPSVPIRKDKKDVPMPSSNGLPPTPKVHMGACFSKVFNGCPLKIHCATSWINPDTRDQYLIFGAEEGIYTLNLNELHETTMEQLFPRRCTWLYVMNNNLLSVSGKASQLYSHGLPGLFDQARQLQKLPVAIPTHKLPDKMIPRKFAVSTKIPDTKGCQKCCVVRNPYTGHKYLCGAFQSHVMLLEWVESMQKFMLIKTIDFPLPCPLEVFEMLVVPEQTYPLICVAVSKGSELNQVVRFGTVNPNPNATSSWFTETDTPQTCVIHVTQLERDTILVCLDRCIKIVNLQGRLKSSRKLSAELTFNFQIESTVCLQDSVLAFWRHGMQGRSFKTNEITQEISDSTRIFRLLGSDRRDDHRDPHDRGVTLPRVVVLESRPTDNPTAHSNLYILAGHENSY; from the exons GctcgaaatgtaaacacagGAGAGCTGGCGGCTATCAAAGTCATCAAACTGGAGCCAG GGGAGGACTTTGCCGTTGTCCAGCAGGAGATTCTGATGATGAAGGATTGTAAACACTCCAACATCGTGGCCTACTTTGGCAGCTATCTCCG GCGAGACAAGTTATGGATCAGCATGGAGTACTGCGGCGGAGGTTCTCTACAGGACATCTATCACG TAACCGGGCCTTTGTTAGAGTCTCAGATAGCCTACATGTCTCGGGAGACTCTGCAG GGTTTATACTACCTTCACAATAAAGGCAAAATGCACAGAGACATTAAG GGCGCCAACATCCTCTTGACAGACAACGGCTACGTCAAACTAG CTGACTTTGGTGTATCAGCGCAGATCACAGCAACATTGGCCAAGAGGAAGTCATTCATTGGAACACCTTACTG GATGGCTCCAGAGGTGGCAGCAGTGGAGAGGAAAGGCGGCTACAACCAGCTGTGTGATATCTGGGCCGTGGGCATTACCGCAATAGAGCTGGCTGAGCTGCAGCCACCCATGTTTGAGCTGCATCCCATGAG GGCTCTTTTCTTAATGACAAAGAGTAATTTCCAGCCACCTAAATTAAAAGACAAGGTCAAGTG GACGGACAACTTTCACCATTTTGTAAAAGTAGCCCTAACCAAGAACCCAAAGAAGAGACCCACAGCCGAGAAGCTGCTACAG CATCCGTTCGTGTCTCAGCCCCTGAGCAGGACGCTGGCTAAAGAGCTGCTGGACCGAGCCAAAAACCCCGACCACAACAACTACAATGATTTTGATGATGACGACCCCGAACCGGAG TCTCCGGTGTCCGTCCCTCATCGAATTCGCTCCACGAGCAGAAGCACCCGAGAAGGAAAAACGCTCTCTGAGATCAACT TCGGTCAGGTGAAGTTCGACCCACCGCTGAGGAAGGAGACTGAGCCCCATCACGAACCG TGTGATTCTGAGCCCTATCTGGACTGTGTTGAGGAGCTCTACTATACCGCGAGATCTAATCTG gacttgCAGTTGGAGTATAGTCACGATTCGCCCTGTCTGCTCGGAGGGAACAA GAGTCTTCTCAAATCGGTCGAGGAGGAGCTGCAGCAGAG GGGCCATGTGGCACACTTAGgggatgatgaggatgaggatgatgatggtgCAGATGATGATGAAACTCACACTCA TAAGATGAACACTATCCTGAGACCAAAGGTCCCACCCCCGCTTCCGCCCAAG CCCAAGTCCATCAGCACGCCACAGCCCAAACAGGACGACAGCCAATCGCACAGCGGGGACGACGACGGCGACCATCAAGGCGGAGGCGGGACCATCAAGCGCTGTCCGGTCCCGCAGACGCCCAGCCCGGCCAAGCCCGCCTCCAACGTGCCCCCGCGGCCGCCGCCCCCGAGGCTGCCGCCTCACCGGCGCAGCAGCCTAGGTAACGAGACCGCGAGCGAGCGCTCGGACGCGGACACGTCCGCCCCGGAGGACGATGGGAGCTTTAGGCATTTCTGGGAGTGGCTCCACACGCCTCACACAGAGGAGGAGCTGGAGGAGGCGTGGGAGGTGCTGAAGGAGGTGAAAGAGGAGCAGGAAAAAGAGAATGAGGAAGCGA GGAACGGCTTGAACTCGCACAATGGCGAGCGCAACAGTCCTGCAGACAGACAACAGTCCACTATGCCCCCTAGTGTTCCCATACGGAAGGACAAGAAGGATGTTCCG ATGCCAAGTAGCAACGGGCTCCCACCGACACCGAAAGTCCAT ATGGGTGCGTGTTTCTCCAAGGTGTTCAACGGTTGCCCTCTCAAGATCCATTGTGCCACTTCCTGGATCAACCCGGACACCAGAG ATCAGTATTTGATATTTGGCGCAGAAGAGGGAATTTACACACTCAACCTTAATGAGCTGCATGAGACCACAATGGAACAG CTGTTCCCTCGCCGATGCACGTGGTTGTACGTCATGAACAATAATCTTCTCTCAGTATCCG GCAAAGCTTCCCAGCTGTACTCTCACGGCCTGCCGGGACTCTTCGACCAGGCCAGACAACTGCAGAAGTTACCAGTCGCCATTCCTACACACAAGCTGCCTGATAAGATGATACCCAG gaagtTTGCGGTTTCCACTAAAATTCCAGACACGAAAGGGTGCCAAAAGTGTTGCGTGG TGCGCAACCCGTATACAGGCCACAAGTACCTCTGTGGGGCCTTCCAGTCCCATGTAATGCTGCTGGAGTGGGTGGAATCAATGCAGAAGTTTATGCTCATCAAG ACCATCGACTTCCCTCTGCCGTGCCCGCTGGAGGTTTTTGAGATGTTGGTGGTCCCGGAGCAGACCTACCCTCTCATCTGCGTAGCTGTCAGTAAAGGGAGCGAGCTCAACCAAGTGGTCCGCTTCGGCACCGTCAACCCCAACCCCAACGCTACCTCCTCCTGGTTCACGGAGACGG ACACGCCTCAGACGTGCGTGATCCACGTCACGCAGCTGGAGAGGGACACCATCCTCGTCTGCCTCGACC GGTGTATCAAGATCGTCAACCTCCAGGGCCGACTGAAATCCAGCAGGAAGTTGTCGGCCGAGCTCACCTTCAACTTCCAGATCGAGTCCACAG ttTGCCTCCAGGATAGCGTGCTGGCCTTCTGGAGGCACGGCATGCAGGGGCGGAGTTTCAAGACCAACGAG ATCACGCAGGAGATCTCGGACAGTACGCGAATCTTCAGACTACTGGGATCAGACAG acgagacGACCACAGAGATCCACATGACAGAGGCGTCACTCTGCCAAG GGTGGTGGTGCTGGAGAGTCGGCCGACCGACAACCCGACGGCCCACAGCAACCTCTACATCCTGGCGGGCCACGAAAACAGCTACTGA
- the LOC144001672 gene encoding mitogen-activated protein kinase kinase kinase kinase 3-like isoform X2, whose protein sequence is MMNASVDLSRRNPQEDFELIQRIGSGTYGDVYKARNVNTGELAAIKVIKLEPGEDFAVVQQEILMMKDCKHSNIVAYFGSYLRRDKLWISMEYCGGGSLQDIYHVTGPLLESQIAYMSRETLQGLYYLHNKGKMHRDIKGANILLTDNGYVKLADFGVSAQITATLAKRKSFIGTPYWMAPEVAAVERKGGYNQLCDIWAVGITAIELAELQPPMFELHPMRALFLMTKSNFQPPKLKDKVKWTDNFHHFVKVALTKNPKKRPTAEKLLQHPFVSQPLSRTLAKELLDRAKNPDHNNYNDFDDDDPEPESPVSVPHRIRSTSRSTREGKTLSEINFGQVKFDPPLRKETEPHHEPCDSEPYLDCVEELYYTARSNLDLQLEYSHDSPCLLGGNKSLLKSVEEELQQRGHVAHLGDDEDEDDDGADDDETHTHKMNTILRPKVPPPLPPKPKSISTPQPKQDDSQSHSGDDDGDHQGGGGTIKRCPVPQTPSPAKPASNVPPRPPPPRLPPHRRSSLGNETASERSDADTSAPEDDGSFRHFWEWLHTPHTEEELEEAWEVLKEVKEEQEKENEEARNGLNSHNGERNSPADRQQSTMPPSVPIRKDKKDVPMPSSNGLPPTPKVHMGACFSKVFNGCPLKIHCATSWINPDTRDQYLIFGAEEGIYTLNLNELHETTMEQLFPRRCTWLYVMNNNLLSVSGKASQLYSHGLPGLFDQARQLQKLPVAIPTHKLPDKMIPRKFAVSTKIPDTKGCQKCCVVRNPYTGHKYLCGAFQSHVMLLEWVESMQKFMLIKTIDFPLPCPLEVFEMLVVPEQTYPLICVAVSKGSELNQVVRFGTVNPNPNATSSWFTETDTPQTCVIHVTQLERDTILVCLDRCIKIVNLQGRLKSSRKLSAELTFNFQIESTVCLQDSVLAFWRHGMQGRSFKTNEITQEISDSTRIFRLLGSDRVVVLESRPTDNPTAHSNLYILAGHENSY, encoded by the exons GctcgaaatgtaaacacagGAGAGCTGGCGGCTATCAAAGTCATCAAACTGGAGCCAG GGGAGGACTTTGCCGTTGTCCAGCAGGAGATTCTGATGATGAAGGATTGTAAACACTCCAACATCGTGGCCTACTTTGGCAGCTATCTCCG GCGAGACAAGTTATGGATCAGCATGGAGTACTGCGGCGGAGGTTCTCTACAGGACATCTATCACG TAACCGGGCCTTTGTTAGAGTCTCAGATAGCCTACATGTCTCGGGAGACTCTGCAG GGTTTATACTACCTTCACAATAAAGGCAAAATGCACAGAGACATTAAG GGCGCCAACATCCTCTTGACAGACAACGGCTACGTCAAACTAG CTGACTTTGGTGTATCAGCGCAGATCACAGCAACATTGGCCAAGAGGAAGTCATTCATTGGAACACCTTACTG GATGGCTCCAGAGGTGGCAGCAGTGGAGAGGAAAGGCGGCTACAACCAGCTGTGTGATATCTGGGCCGTGGGCATTACCGCAATAGAGCTGGCTGAGCTGCAGCCACCCATGTTTGAGCTGCATCCCATGAG GGCTCTTTTCTTAATGACAAAGAGTAATTTCCAGCCACCTAAATTAAAAGACAAGGTCAAGTG GACGGACAACTTTCACCATTTTGTAAAAGTAGCCCTAACCAAGAACCCAAAGAAGAGACCCACAGCCGAGAAGCTGCTACAG CATCCGTTCGTGTCTCAGCCCCTGAGCAGGACGCTGGCTAAAGAGCTGCTGGACCGAGCCAAAAACCCCGACCACAACAACTACAATGATTTTGATGATGACGACCCCGAACCGGAG TCTCCGGTGTCCGTCCCTCATCGAATTCGCTCCACGAGCAGAAGCACCCGAGAAGGAAAAACGCTCTCTGAGATCAACT TCGGTCAGGTGAAGTTCGACCCACCGCTGAGGAAGGAGACTGAGCCCCATCACGAACCG TGTGATTCTGAGCCCTATCTGGACTGTGTTGAGGAGCTCTACTATACCGCGAGATCTAATCTG gacttgCAGTTGGAGTATAGTCACGATTCGCCCTGTCTGCTCGGAGGGAACAA GAGTCTTCTCAAATCGGTCGAGGAGGAGCTGCAGCAGAG GGGCCATGTGGCACACTTAGgggatgatgaggatgaggatgatgatggtgCAGATGATGATGAAACTCACACTCA TAAGATGAACACTATCCTGAGACCAAAGGTCCCACCCCCGCTTCCGCCCAAG CCCAAGTCCATCAGCACGCCACAGCCCAAACAGGACGACAGCCAATCGCACAGCGGGGACGACGACGGCGACCATCAAGGCGGAGGCGGGACCATCAAGCGCTGTCCGGTCCCGCAGACGCCCAGCCCGGCCAAGCCCGCCTCCAACGTGCCCCCGCGGCCGCCGCCCCCGAGGCTGCCGCCTCACCGGCGCAGCAGCCTAGGTAACGAGACCGCGAGCGAGCGCTCGGACGCGGACACGTCCGCCCCGGAGGACGATGGGAGCTTTAGGCATTTCTGGGAGTGGCTCCACACGCCTCACACAGAGGAGGAGCTGGAGGAGGCGTGGGAGGTGCTGAAGGAGGTGAAAGAGGAGCAGGAAAAAGAGAATGAGGAAGCGA GGAACGGCTTGAACTCGCACAATGGCGAGCGCAACAGTCCTGCAGACAGACAACAGTCCACTATGCCCCCTAGTGTTCCCATACGGAAGGACAAGAAGGATGTTCCG ATGCCAAGTAGCAACGGGCTCCCACCGACACCGAAAGTCCAT ATGGGTGCGTGTTTCTCCAAGGTGTTCAACGGTTGCCCTCTCAAGATCCATTGTGCCACTTCCTGGATCAACCCGGACACCAGAG ATCAGTATTTGATATTTGGCGCAGAAGAGGGAATTTACACACTCAACCTTAATGAGCTGCATGAGACCACAATGGAACAG CTGTTCCCTCGCCGATGCACGTGGTTGTACGTCATGAACAATAATCTTCTCTCAGTATCCG GCAAAGCTTCCCAGCTGTACTCTCACGGCCTGCCGGGACTCTTCGACCAGGCCAGACAACTGCAGAAGTTACCAGTCGCCATTCCTACACACAAGCTGCCTGATAAGATGATACCCAG gaagtTTGCGGTTTCCACTAAAATTCCAGACACGAAAGGGTGCCAAAAGTGTTGCGTGG TGCGCAACCCGTATACAGGCCACAAGTACCTCTGTGGGGCCTTCCAGTCCCATGTAATGCTGCTGGAGTGGGTGGAATCAATGCAGAAGTTTATGCTCATCAAG ACCATCGACTTCCCTCTGCCGTGCCCGCTGGAGGTTTTTGAGATGTTGGTGGTCCCGGAGCAGACCTACCCTCTCATCTGCGTAGCTGTCAGTAAAGGGAGCGAGCTCAACCAAGTGGTCCGCTTCGGCACCGTCAACCCCAACCCCAACGCTACCTCCTCCTGGTTCACGGAGACGG ACACGCCTCAGACGTGCGTGATCCACGTCACGCAGCTGGAGAGGGACACCATCCTCGTCTGCCTCGACC GGTGTATCAAGATCGTCAACCTCCAGGGCCGACTGAAATCCAGCAGGAAGTTGTCGGCCGAGCTCACCTTCAACTTCCAGATCGAGTCCACAG ttTGCCTCCAGGATAGCGTGCTGGCCTTCTGGAGGCACGGCATGCAGGGGCGGAGTTTCAAGACCAACGAG ATCACGCAGGAGATCTCGGACAGTACGCGAATCTTCAGACTACTGGGATCAGACAG GGTGGTGGTGCTGGAGAGTCGGCCGACCGACAACCCGACGGCCCACAGCAACCTCTACATCCTGGCGGGCCACGAAAACAGCTACTGA
- the LOC144001672 gene encoding mitogen-activated protein kinase kinase kinase kinase 3-like isoform X6, whose protein sequence is MMNASVDLSRRNPQEDFELIQRIGSGTYGDVYKARNVNTGELAAIKVIKLEPGEDFAVVQQEILMMKDCKHSNIVAYFGSYLRRDKLWISMEYCGGGSLQDIYHVTGPLLESQIAYMSRETLQGLYYLHNKGKMHRDIKGANILLTDNGYVKLADFGVSAQITATLAKRKSFIGTPYWMAPEVAAVERKGGYNQLCDIWAVGITAIELAELQPPMFELHPMRALFLMTKSNFQPPKLKDKVKWTDNFHHFVKVALTKNPKKRPTAEKLLQHPFVSQPLSRTLAKELLDRAKNPDHNNYNDFDDDDPEPESPVSVPHRIRSTSRSTREGKTLSEINFGQVKFDPPLRKETEPHHEPCDSEPYLDCVEELYYTARSNLDLQLEYSHDSPCLLGGNKSLLKSVEEELQQRGHVAHLGDDEDEDDDGADDDETHTHKMNTILRPKVPPPLPPKPKSISTPQPKQDDSQSHSGDDDGDHQGGGGTIKRCPVPQTPSPAKPASNVPPRPPPPRLPPHRRSSLGNGLNSHNGERNSPADRQQSTMPPSVPIRKDKKDVPMPSSNGLPPTPKVHMGACFSKVFNGCPLKIHCATSWINPDTRDQYLIFGAEEGIYTLNLNELHETTMEQLFPRRCTWLYVMNNNLLSVSGKASQLYSHGLPGLFDQARQLQKLPVAIPTHKLPDKMIPRKFAVSTKIPDTKGCQKCCVVRNPYTGHKYLCGAFQSHVMLLEWVESMQKFMLIKTIDFPLPCPLEVFEMLVVPEQTYPLICVAVSKGSELNQVVRFGTVNPNPNATSSWFTETDTPQTCVIHVTQLERDTILVCLDRCIKIVNLQGRLKSSRKLSAELTFNFQIESTVCLQDSVLAFWRHGMQGRSFKTNEITQEISDSTRIFRLLGSDRRDDHRDPHDRGVTLPRVVVLESRPTDNPTAHSNLYILAGHENSY, encoded by the exons GctcgaaatgtaaacacagGAGAGCTGGCGGCTATCAAAGTCATCAAACTGGAGCCAG GGGAGGACTTTGCCGTTGTCCAGCAGGAGATTCTGATGATGAAGGATTGTAAACACTCCAACATCGTGGCCTACTTTGGCAGCTATCTCCG GCGAGACAAGTTATGGATCAGCATGGAGTACTGCGGCGGAGGTTCTCTACAGGACATCTATCACG TAACCGGGCCTTTGTTAGAGTCTCAGATAGCCTACATGTCTCGGGAGACTCTGCAG GGTTTATACTACCTTCACAATAAAGGCAAAATGCACAGAGACATTAAG GGCGCCAACATCCTCTTGACAGACAACGGCTACGTCAAACTAG CTGACTTTGGTGTATCAGCGCAGATCACAGCAACATTGGCCAAGAGGAAGTCATTCATTGGAACACCTTACTG GATGGCTCCAGAGGTGGCAGCAGTGGAGAGGAAAGGCGGCTACAACCAGCTGTGTGATATCTGGGCCGTGGGCATTACCGCAATAGAGCTGGCTGAGCTGCAGCCACCCATGTTTGAGCTGCATCCCATGAG GGCTCTTTTCTTAATGACAAAGAGTAATTTCCAGCCACCTAAATTAAAAGACAAGGTCAAGTG GACGGACAACTTTCACCATTTTGTAAAAGTAGCCCTAACCAAGAACCCAAAGAAGAGACCCACAGCCGAGAAGCTGCTACAG CATCCGTTCGTGTCTCAGCCCCTGAGCAGGACGCTGGCTAAAGAGCTGCTGGACCGAGCCAAAAACCCCGACCACAACAACTACAATGATTTTGATGATGACGACCCCGAACCGGAG TCTCCGGTGTCCGTCCCTCATCGAATTCGCTCCACGAGCAGAAGCACCCGAGAAGGAAAAACGCTCTCTGAGATCAACT TCGGTCAGGTGAAGTTCGACCCACCGCTGAGGAAGGAGACTGAGCCCCATCACGAACCG TGTGATTCTGAGCCCTATCTGGACTGTGTTGAGGAGCTCTACTATACCGCGAGATCTAATCTG gacttgCAGTTGGAGTATAGTCACGATTCGCCCTGTCTGCTCGGAGGGAACAA GAGTCTTCTCAAATCGGTCGAGGAGGAGCTGCAGCAGAG GGGCCATGTGGCACACTTAGgggatgatgaggatgaggatgatgatggtgCAGATGATGATGAAACTCACACTCA TAAGATGAACACTATCCTGAGACCAAAGGTCCCACCCCCGCTTCCGCCCAAG CCCAAGTCCATCAGCACGCCACAGCCCAAACAGGACGACAGCCAATCGCACAGCGGGGACGACGACGGCGACCATCAAGGCGGAGGCGGGACCATCAAGCGCTGTCCGGTCCCGCAGACGCCCAGCCCGGCCAAGCCCGCCTCCAACGTGCCCCCGCGGCCGCCGCCCCCGAGGCTGCCGCCTCACCGGCGCAGCAGCCTAG GGAACGGCTTGAACTCGCACAATGGCGAGCGCAACAGTCCTGCAGACAGACAACAGTCCACTATGCCCCCTAGTGTTCCCATACGGAAGGACAAGAAGGATGTTCCG ATGCCAAGTAGCAACGGGCTCCCACCGACACCGAAAGTCCAT ATGGGTGCGTGTTTCTCCAAGGTGTTCAACGGTTGCCCTCTCAAGATCCATTGTGCCACTTCCTGGATCAACCCGGACACCAGAG ATCAGTATTTGATATTTGGCGCAGAAGAGGGAATTTACACACTCAACCTTAATGAGCTGCATGAGACCACAATGGAACAG CTGTTCCCTCGCCGATGCACGTGGTTGTACGTCATGAACAATAATCTTCTCTCAGTATCCG GCAAAGCTTCCCAGCTGTACTCTCACGGCCTGCCGGGACTCTTCGACCAGGCCAGACAACTGCAGAAGTTACCAGTCGCCATTCCTACACACAAGCTGCCTGATAAGATGATACCCAG gaagtTTGCGGTTTCCACTAAAATTCCAGACACGAAAGGGTGCCAAAAGTGTTGCGTGG TGCGCAACCCGTATACAGGCCACAAGTACCTCTGTGGGGCCTTCCAGTCCCATGTAATGCTGCTGGAGTGGGTGGAATCAATGCAGAAGTTTATGCTCATCAAG ACCATCGACTTCCCTCTGCCGTGCCCGCTGGAGGTTTTTGAGATGTTGGTGGTCCCGGAGCAGACCTACCCTCTCATCTGCGTAGCTGTCAGTAAAGGGAGCGAGCTCAACCAAGTGGTCCGCTTCGGCACCGTCAACCCCAACCCCAACGCTACCTCCTCCTGGTTCACGGAGACGG ACACGCCTCAGACGTGCGTGATCCACGTCACGCAGCTGGAGAGGGACACCATCCTCGTCTGCCTCGACC GGTGTATCAAGATCGTCAACCTCCAGGGCCGACTGAAATCCAGCAGGAAGTTGTCGGCCGAGCTCACCTTCAACTTCCAGATCGAGTCCACAG ttTGCCTCCAGGATAGCGTGCTGGCCTTCTGGAGGCACGGCATGCAGGGGCGGAGTTTCAAGACCAACGAG ATCACGCAGGAGATCTCGGACAGTACGCGAATCTTCAGACTACTGGGATCAGACAG acgagacGACCACAGAGATCCACATGACAGAGGCGTCACTCTGCCAAG GGTGGTGGTGCTGGAGAGTCGGCCGACCGACAACCCGACGGCCCACAGCAACCTCTACATCCTGGCGGGCCACGAAAACAGCTACTGA